In a genomic window of Paramecium tetraurelia macronuclear, complete genome:
- a CDS encoding Gamma-interferon inducible lysosomal thiol reductase-like protein — protein MKFLILAISLFIVNSSRLTADIYVESLCPYCMMFIKDSLYTAITTPDIEQMVHIRLIPYGNTKRKIVAGKWVFTCQHGETECYGDLIELCAQDSIVKALGAAAAEIPKAGVVHCMEDFIQKPYTNNSFVQAAYHCQQYYPYDANEVINCASNSNGELLHLVAADETDNLIPKHLGVPWAVANKKYTEESGDEIINNLLRWACQNYDGEKIAACYTQQE, from the exons atgaaatttctgATACTAGCAATCTCTCTCTTCATAGTCAATAGTAGTAGGTTGACTGCAGATATTTATGTGGAGTCCCTTTGCCCTTATTGCATGATGTTTATTAAAGATTCACTTTATACGGCAATTACAACTCCAGACATCGAATAAATGGTTCACATAAGATTAATTCCTTACGGAAATactaaaagaaaaattgtCGCTGGAAAATGGGTGTTCACTTGCCAACATGGCGAAACTGAATGCTATGGggatttgattgaattatgTGCACAAGATAGTATAGTCAAAGCATTGGGAGCTGCAGCAGCAGAAATTCCTAAGGCTGGAGTTGTCCATTGCATGGAAGACTTTATTTAGAAGCCTTATACAAATAACTCATTTGTTTAAGCAGCATACCATTGCCAATAATATTATCCATATGATGCAAATGAGGTCATCAATTGTGCTAgt AATTCAAATGGAGAATTGTTACATTTAGTTGCTGCTGATGAAACTGATAATCTTATTCCCAAACATCTGGGAGTTCCTTGGGCAGTGgctaataagaaatatactGAAGAATCTGGCGATgaaatcatcaataatttgcTTAGATGGGCATGTCAAAATTATGATGGAGAAAAAATTGCAGCATGTTATACTTAACAGGAATGA
- a CDS encoding Epoxide hydrolase produces MTSIVQSSIQKFYHNSNLNLVILHGLMGSKNNFKTVSQSPLWTSQLNSTHLLDLRNHGESPHTQSMTLGEMAGDLSDYIKGINDVVLLGHSLGGRVIFKYLQQYEKEVQEKVKGVIIVDILPKAVQSTYVHELLKKLIQINLNQITYNQLMEKVFEASQNKSIAQLLMTNLQSQQPIMRKDIQYDFKWRVNLQGILNDFQTNILTDITANWKGPHCVICGDRSQYVNNQTVNQMKMVFPNFKEAHFIQDCGHWVHSEKPQEFIQIVSSFIQTLR; encoded by the exons atgaCCTCTATAGTATAATCatctatttagaaattttatcataattctAACTTGAATTTGGTAATACTACATGGGTTGATGGGAtctaaaaacaattttaagaCAGTTTCTTAATCTCCTTTATGGACTAGTCAACTCAATTCAACACATTTATTGGATCTGAGAAATCATGGGGAATCTCCACATACTCAGTCTATGACTTTAGGGGAAATGGCAGGAGATCTATCAGATTATATAAAAGGAATTAATGATGTTGTATTGTTAGGACATTCTTTGGGTGGCAgagttatttttaaatatctacaataatatgaaaaagaagTCTAAGAAAAAGTGAAAGGAGTAATTATCGTCGATATATTGCCAAAAGCTGTTCAATCAACATATGTCCATGAATTACTGAAAAAGCTAAtctaaataaacttaaatcaaatcacctataatcaattaatggAAAAAGTTTTTGAAGCCTctcaaaataaatcaattgcttaattattaatgacaaatttataatcataacaACCGATAATGAGAA AggatatttaatatgattttaaatggagggttaatttataagggatactaaatgatttttaaactaatattttaacaGACATAACAGCTAATTGGAAAGGTCCTCATTGTGTAATCTGTGGAGATAGATCTCAAtatgttaataattagaCGGTTAATCAGATGAAAATGGTTTTCCCTAATTTTAAGGAGGCACATTTCATTTAGGATTGCGGTCATTGGGTCCATTCTGAAAAGCCTTAGGAATTTATACAAATTGTGAgctcatttatttaaactttaagatga
- a CDS encoding Intramembrane peptidase of the signal peptide peptidase family, whose amino-acid sequence MAPTEEFKPVTHFLRPQYVYLSLASLLFIHVLPLITEVPAGVQLVVQSLACLYIGAMATSKIKYNKENNKLEKEEKQQEDKMTQKDALQFPLYLSAYLFGLYLLLKYLDEAFLKTGITLFFSAVGVLCLMGIIEDAIERLFPIDYSTKIVVEKKFNLNLIFTSKEIDIQLTKLNFISFLVSMLPLGVYLGSKNWICNNLFGIAFTVSGVANFTVIPNFKIVYLMLWGLFFYDIFWVYGTDVMVTVAKSIDAPIKLQFPFTALNDEGNPFTKYSILGLGDIVVPGIFVGMCLKYDVDRQIEKVKKISEIKITYFLWCFVGYAIGIVTTLAVMILSGHPQPALLFLVPGCTLSVLIKAYLDKSLLQFWAYEADPEKPDDKASNADPIKNK is encoded by the exons ATGGCTCCTACCGAAGAGTTCAAACCTGTAACCCATTTCTTAAGACCACAATATGTGTACTTGTCTTTGGCAAGTTTATTGTTTATCCACGTGTTGCCACTAATTACAGAGGTTCCAGCGGGTGTTTAATTAGTCGTTCAATCTTTGGCTTGTCTCTATATAGGAGCTATGGCAAcatccaaaataaaatataacaaag aaaacaaCAAGTTGGAGAAGGAGgagaaataataagaagataaAATGACATAAAAGGATGCTCTACAATTTCCACTCTATTTATCTGCCTATTTATTTGGACTCTATCTATTgttgaaatatttagatgAAGCATTTCTCAAGACTGGCATAACTTTGTTTTTCTCAGCAGTAGGA GTCTTATGTTTGATGGGAATCATAGAAGATGCAATCGAAAGATTATTCCCAATTGATTACTCTACTAAAATAGTAGTagaaaagaaattcaatttaaatttgatatttacaAGCAAGGAAATTGATATCCAATTAACTAAGTTGAATTTCATATCATTCCTTGTTTCAATGCTTCCCTTGGGTGTGTATTTAGGATCTAAAAATTGGATTTGCAACAATCTATTTGGCATTGCCTTCACAGTTTCAGGAGTTGCAAATTTTACAGTGATTCCAAATTTCAAG attgttTACCTGATGCTTTGGGGACTCTTTTTCTATGATATTTTCTGGGTTTATGGAACTGATGTGATGGTTACAGTTGCAAAGTCCATTGATGCTcctatcaaattataattcccATTTACTGCTTTGAATGATGAAGGAAATCCATTTACAAAATACAGTATTTTAGGTTTGGGTGATATTGTTGTGCCTGGAATCTTTGTTGGCATGTGTCTTAAATATGATGTGGATAGATAGATTGAAAAAGTAAAGAAGATTTCTGAAATCAAAATCACTTATTTCTTGTGGTGTTTTGTAGGTTATGCTATAGGAATTGTGACTACTTTGGCTGTTATGATTTTATCAGGCCATCCTTAACCAGCATTGTTGTTTTTAGTTCCAGGATGCACCTTGAGTGTTCTAATCAAGGCTTATCTAGACAAAtctcttcttcaattttggGCTTACGAAGCAGACCCAGAGAAGCCAGATGACAAAGCATCTAATGCAGatccaattaaaaataaatga
- a CDS encoding SNF1-related protein kinase: MTEPANPEKVQNQRTRMIGNYAIGKTLGFGTFGKVKMAIHEQSGEKVAIKILEKDRIVETADVERVQREIHILKLVRHPHIIQLYEIIETPKHIFLVMEMVNGGELFDYIVKNTKLEEVEACKLFQELIAGIEYLHKIRVVHRDLKPENLLLDKGKNLKIVDFGLSNTYKNEELLKTACGSPCYAAPEMIAGKKYQGLRVDLWSSGVILFACLCGYLPFEDQNTSALYKKILSGTYQMPSHLSKDAQSMITGILTVDPEKRFTIETIHNHPWFKIYSRSYEIPPGIVVGYNRIPVDQDILKYLKSFGIDIDYAQKCLDANKHNDITTFYHLLLKRHLTNGGRSTADLNSESFDIRLLEPKQRPNKAPINSLVNNEIIKQQMRDEIIKQRSYSNDKDRGRIIKTTEQNNKILADNDQSVNRVGRNGQASSVQTRQKDENYFDQSPNIKKHNSKIPTTNILNNIYGTKTKNNNIASTEHRNRDEGKKVSSRNKKELDMTNPHRNTNREFQQINRILQSGGRSQNHKKERVYVTNQNNQSFDAPQNLNQSGKQKIYHIQKFGYYE, translated from the exons ATGACAGAGCCTGCAAATCCAGAAAaggtataaaattaaagaactCGAATGATTGGCAACTATGCGATAG GGAAAACTCTTGGGTTTGGAACATTTGGGAAAGTGAAGATGGCCATCCACGAATAATCAGGAGAGAAAGTGGctatcaaaatattagagAAGGATAGAATAGTAGAGACAGCAGATGTGGAGAGAGTTCAGAGAGAGATTCACATTCTGAAATTAGTTCGACATCcacatataatttaattatatgaa ATAATTGAGACTCCAAAGCATATCTTTTTGGTAATGGAAATGGTGAATGGAGGTGAACTATTTGATTACATAGTGAAAAATACAAA GTTGGAGGAAGTGGAAGCTtgcaaattattttaagaacttATTGCAGGAATAGAATACTTGCATAAGATTAGAGTTGTGcatagagatttgaaaccagaaaatttattacttgATAAAGGGAAGAACCTCAAAATTGTTGATTTCGGATTATCAAATACATACAAGaatgaagaattattgaagaCAGCATGTGGCAGTCCTTGCTACGCTGCTCCTGAa ATGATCGCTGGTAAGAAGTATCAAGGATTGCGAGTGGATCTTTGGAGTTCAGGAGTTATACTATTTGCTTGTTTGTGTGGGTATCTCCCCTTTGAAGATCAAAATACATCCGCCTTATACAAAAAGATCTTAAGTGGCACTTATTAAATGCCATCTCATTTGTCAAAGGATGCCTAGTCTATGATTACTGGCATTCTAACTGTGGATCCTGAAAAGAGGTTCACTATTGAAACAATACACAATCATCCTTGgtttaaaatatatagtCGATCCTATGAAATTCCCCCAGGAATAGTTGTAGGGTACAATAGAATTCCAGTAGATTAAGATAtcttaaagtatttaaaatccTTTGGGATTGACATAGATTACGCTTAAAAATGTCTAGATGCAAATAAACACAATGATATTACCACATTCTATCATCTGTTATTAAAGAGACATTTGACGAATGGAGGCAGATCCACTGCTGATCTGAACTCTGAGTCTTTTGATATTAGATTACTAGAACCAAAGTAAAGACCCAATAAAG CTCCAATAAACTCATTAGTGAACAAtgagataattaaatagtagaTGAGAgatgaaataatcaaatagagGTCGTATTCTAATGATAAAGATAGAGGAAGGATTATTAAGACAACAGaacagaataataaaatattagctGATAATGATTAGAGTGTGAATCGTGTAGGGAGAAATGGATAAGCATCAAGTGTTCAGACTAGATAGAAAGATGAgaattattttgatcaatCTCCCAATATCAAAAAGCATAACAGCAAAATACCAACAACAAATATCCTAAATAACATTTATGGaacaaaaacaaaaaataacaaCATAGCCTCTACTGAACACAGAAATAGGGATGAGGGTAAGAAAGTAAGTTcaagaaataaaaaggagTTAGATATGACCAATCCTCATAGAAATACTAATAGAGAATTTCAGTAGATCAATAGAATTCTTTAGAGTGGAGGCAGATCCCAGAATCATAAAAAGGAGAGAGTTTATGTTAccaattagaataattaatcctTTGATGCCccttagaatttaaattagtcaGGTAAACAGAAAATCTATCATATTCAAAAGTTTGGATATTATGAATga
- a CDS encoding MORN repeat protein, giving the protein MNNPVQKWMIFPGINLFLNDELPNKVPKQKYVNGRPTIGPTYIYLFRYSYYLINKFLLLFLISMGNCATCDDPSIYEHAGEQMRPFKNKPNFEDQENVQQQAQKSKLAQSAVKSQNASFIVQQHIRQDLKKLDSIPDFTNAFTKPLIDQLQPFNYDQNEPFEFKSLPFYGPVEIEPSVFYYGQWKNGFRHGRGKQFWADGSIYEGYWLQDKANGEGRLIHSDGDLYEGKWLNDKAHGFGVYSHKDGAFYKGEWYEDQQHGNGLEKWADGSMFEGTYTNGMKHGQGRFSWPDGSSYVGEFINNNIHGKGHYIWADNREYEGDWKDNQMDGQGVFSWSDGRRYVGGYVNDKKEGYGEFYWPDGRVYKGYWKDGKQHGKGQYKGTNRILKEGEWVDGKLLKWNN; this is encoded by the exons ATGAATAATCCTGTTCAAAAATGGATGATATTTCCTGGCATCAATCTATTTTTGAATGACGAATTACCCAATAAAGTGCCGAAGTAGAAATATGTAAATGGAAGACCAACAATTGGACCTACTTATATATATCTATTTCGGTactcatattatttaattaataaatttttgctgttatttttaatttctatggGGAATTGTGCTACATGTGACGATCCATCTATTTATGAACATGCAGGGGAATAAATGAGACCCTTCAAGAACAAGCCAAACTTTGAAGATCAAGAAAATGTACAATAACAGGCCTAGAAAAGTAAGTTAGCTCAGAGTGCTGTTAAATCTCAGAATGCTAGTTTCATAGTCTAATAGCATATTAG ACAAGACTTAAAGAAATTGGATTCAATTCCAGACTTTACTAATGCTTTTACCAAGCCCTTAATTGATTAGTTATAACCATTTAATTACGATCAAAATGAACCgtttgaatttaaatcacTACCTTTCTATGGGCCAGTTGAAATAGAACCAAGTGTCTTTTACTATGGATAATGGAAGAACGGATTCAGACATGGGAGAGGAAAACAATTTTGGGCTGATGGTTCAATTTATGAAGGATATTGGTTACAAGACAAAGCTAATGGAGAAGGAAGACTGATTCATTCAGATGGAGATCTCTATGAAGGCAAATGGTTAAATGACAAAGCCCATGGTTTTGGAGTCTACAGTCACAAAGACGGAGCTTTTTATAAAGGGGAATGGTATGAAGACTAATAACACGGCAATGGATTAGAAAAGTGGGCTGATGGTTCTATGTTTGAAGGAACTTATACTAATGGTATGAAACATGGACAAGGAAGATTTAGTTGGCCAGATGGTAGTTCATACGTTGgagaattcattaataacaatattcaTGGTAAAGGACATTACATTTGGGCAGATAATAGAGAATACGAAGGAGATTGGAAGGATAACTAAATGGATGGTCAAGGAGTCTTTAGTTGGTCAGATGGAAG ACGTTATGTTGGTGGCTATGTGAATGATAAGAAGGAAGGATATGGAGAATTCTATTGGCCAGATGGAAGAGTATACAAAGGTTATTGGAAAGACGGTAAACAACATGGAAAAGGGTAATACAAAGGAACTAACAGAATTCTAAAGGAAGGAGAATGGGTTGATGGAAAACTACTTAAATGGaacaattga
- a CDS encoding MORN repeat protein: MNKSQIQYCTRQHKAGQERIISICMNKHCQIRLACSYCYQDYHLNHVQDLIPIKEFEAVALNTYNEQKHFEFISLIDEKAKILQSLKNKLHEYVSQLEAEFNLDCDNLIQSFVYIQNTLLKLCHCHQHSIKEEELLTVINRYSNVEYNSIKQSIMSQLNRPIECIMKLHDIVSKECKMIQRKKFINSYIQEKELQNFYQENVLDYKMAPKKHSLIRGTMFTQEFMELEGKNKHYYGEIHKGVPYGQGILIQIDDQKIEEGIWIDGNLSWGQRSIQLKGVPSIVCGEMIDGVINGLGKMICKDGDSYTGEWINGQKHGMGIYKYANGDMYKGEFKFDLKDGQGTYKAHNGDIYIGQFEKGIKNGDGKYISKKEDTYIGKFKDDKIDGEGTYKYHDGKMYDEIQFWLVNKECIRMVIQLECI; encoded by the exons atgaataaatccCAAATACAATATTGCACTCGTCAACATAAAGCTGGTCAAGAGAGGATTATCTCAATTTGCATGAATAAACATTGTCAGATTAGATTAGCATGTAGCTATTGTTATTAggattatcatttaaatcatGTTCAAGATCTGATACCAATAAAAGAATTCGAAGCAGTAGCTTTGAATACTTATAATGAATAGAagcattttgaatttattagtttaatagATGAAAAAGCAAAGATTTTGTAGAGTTTGAAAAACAAATTGCATGAGTATGTTTCTCAATTGGAAGCAGAATTCAATTTGGATTGTGACAATTTAATATAGAgttttgtttatatttagaatacaCTACTTAAACTGTGTCACTGCCATTAACATTCTATCAAAGAGGAAGAATTATTGACTGTCATTAATAGATATAGTAATGttgaatataattcaattaagcAATCTATCATGTCACAATTGAATAGACCAATAGAATGCATTATGAAATTGCATGATATTGTGAGTAAAGAGTGCAAAATGATTTAGagaaagaaatttataaattcttatatttagGAGAAGGAATTATAAaacttttattaagaaaatgtaTTGGATTATAAAATGGCACCCAAGAAACACTCCTTGATAAGAGGAACCATGTTTACATAGGAATTTATGGAGTTGGAAGGCAAAAACAAACATTATTATGGTGAGATTCATAAAGGAGTGCCTTATGGTCAAGGGATACTCATTCAAATAGATGATCAAAAGATAGAAGAAGGAATTTGGATTGATGGAAATTTATCATGGGGATAaagatcaatttaattaaaaggtGTGCCCTCTATAGTGTGTGGTGAAATGATTGATGGAGTTATTAATGGCTTAGGCAAAATGATATGCAAAGATGGTGATTc TTATACGGGAGAATGGATTAATGGATAGAAGCATGGAATGGGAATATATAAGTATGCAAATGGTGACATGTATAAAGGAGAATTTAAATTCGATTTGAAGGATGGATAGGGTACATATAAAGCTCATAATGGGGATATTTACATTGGTTAATTTGAGAAAGGGATTAAAAATGGGGATGGGAAGTACATTTCTAAAAAAGAGGATACTTATATTGGGAAATTTAAGGATGACAAAATAGATGGAGAGGGtacatataaatatcatGACGGGAAGATGTatgatgaaatataattttggtTAGTCAATAAGGAATGCATAAGAATGGTCATCCAACTGGAGTGCATatga
- a CDS encoding Acetyl-coenzyme A transporter, with translation MVFINNLVPLSILYCHEGILLGLSLQSVPSELKEKGAEINTYKFSFLILLPYLFRYILAPLIDSISLEKFGRRRSQLTILYAFLGVLLYISNFQTLDQSTLFWNLFWIFCVQSLIDLIIAAWLVESLDREDRGYGAVAQFLGIIIGGFIGAYIFQMFNSLDFCNTYIYTSPQEIPYITLQIAFQDLSYLSIGLAVACCFIIYKENTNNQDVMETYKAAFNAFSNRYLIILFLFFFFFRIGQMPINLAHLHMKKTSFTEKQIQFLEILAFPIACALPYYMTKMIKANVLEIRLIVVFSIYEIIISGVFIICLLANEEGLLFPYRDLLLKISLISVWLLNLINITLAYSYIYKNTKSSISATFIALLSTGITFQFIFEGLIQYLLENYNYYLIWLCGIGIYALFFYQVASRTTKIDQLDCSEFCLEIDIKKERFLISTELTTLS, from the exons atggttttcatcaataatttagtgCCCCTTTCAATACTTTATTGTCATGAAGGAATCTTGTTAGGATTGAGTTTATAAAGTGTGCCATCCGAGCTCAAAGAGAAAGGTGCTGAAATAAAcacttataaattttcatttttgattctCTTACCTTATCTATTTAGATATATACTTGCACCTTTGATAGATTCAATAAGCTTAGAGAAGTTTGGTAGAAGAAGAagttaattaacaattttatatgCTTTTCTAGG AGTATTGCTATATATTTCAAACTTTTAAACTTTGGATTAGTCAACGTTGTTTTGgaatttattttggattttttGTGTTTAATCgcttattgatttaatcataGCAGCATGGCTTGTTGAAAGTTTAGATAGAGAAGATAGAGGATATGGGGCAGTAGCTTAATTTTTAGGAATTATCATTGGTGGTTTTATTGGAGCTTACATCTTTTAAATGTTTAACTCTCTTGATTTCTGTAACACTTATATCTACACTAGTCCTCAGGAAATTCCATACATTACATTATAAA ttgcATTCCAAGATTTATCATACCTATCAATAGGACTGGCAGTAGCTTGTTGTTTCATCATCTACAAAGAAAATACGAATAATTAAgat GTTATGGAGACATATAAGGCAGCATTTAACGCTTTTTCTAATCGTTATTTGATTAtcctatttctttttttctttttttttcgAATTGGACAGATGCCTATCAATTTAGCTCATCTACATATGAAAAAGACTTCATTtactgaaaaataaattcaatttcttgaaATCTTAGCATTTCCTATAGCTTGTGCACTCCCTTATTATATGACAAAAATGATTAAGGCTAATGTATTAGAAATAAGACTAATTGTTGTGTTTTCAATATATGAAATTA TAATCTCAGGAGTTTTCATAATTTGCTTACTTGCAAATGAGGAAGGTTTACTATTTCCATATAGAGATTTGCTATTGAAAATATCACTAATAAGTGTTTGGttgttaaatttgattaatatcaCATTGGCATACTCTTATATCTACAAAAACACTAAAAGTTCAATATCAGCAACATTCATTGCCTTGTTAT CAACTGGTATAacattctaattcatttttgaagGGCTGATTTAATAcctattagaaaattataattattatttgatttggtTATGTGGAATTGGAATATATgctttatttttctattaggTTGCCTCTAGAACAACAAAGATTGATTAGTTGGATTGTTCTGAGTTTTGCTTGGAGATTGATATAAAGAAGGAGAGATTTCTAATATCAACAGAGTTAACAACTCTATCTTGA
- a CDS encoding cGMP-dependent protein kinase, which produces MGNICRQNTIIDKENNEISTSQPPAVQQAVAPKAEEVKAEITEIKVQQDIKADQNLQEDQPKQENEPKRKEQKKMAKIAAVIDQEVIYENVQKQEKLKSPFDYQLLLNVFANSFIFGQMQPEDKVKVIESMFYCTVHDGEMVFKQGDKASSYFLIERGQCQIIINNEVKKTLKQGEAFGELALLYNAPRSASVKAVGDCAFWAIDRNTVRKAIEAISQRDYEQNKEFINKVQFFESLTDDQKAAIPSALINLNFKAGEIIVNEGDQADSFFIIKKGEIQISRGGKELRIMKAGDSLGEQALQSNSVRGATAKAIKEDAVVLALARDDLTRILGDKIQFIMYSNLQRWAFERHPILNKLTKLQVERIVSNMQQIQKKAEELIIEKGQPCREVIIVLQGSIKYGKEVFEKGQMFGDKFLDQGENVKLGEPVIMKDDGMIAVITFKQFFEIIGGSLEQIFAKNEKAHDRFIKKEDGQKQDMYKHFELDQLISVKKLGQGQFGNVYLVYNKLDKKTYALKCISKAQIIEQNLEKHLAQEKIALETVNFPLIMHFARSFKDNIYIYFLEEYIRGMELFDVIRDIGLLNTYDSQFYVGSLILCMEYLHLNNIIYRDIKPENIMIDEKGFMKLIDLGTAKNLKGKNGRTYTIIGTPHYMAPEILTGKGYTYSVDLWSIGICLYEFMCGNVPYAEDADDPYEIYEEIQKKALAFPSVLKDRKAKKLIEQLLSKTPELRLGSSYASLKNNAFFERFDYDSLINRELKPPYLPPKNKLHSDKDIQKAIQVGKLISEEIKNDPATASNVYKPEKARDPNWDKEY; this is translated from the exons ATGGGCAATATTTGTcgataaaatacaattattgataaagaaAACAATGAAATCAGCACATCCTAACCTCCGGCTGTTCAATAGGCAGTGGCCCCGAAAGCTGAAGAAGTGAAGGCAGAGATCACGGAGATTAAAGTTTAGTAGGATATAAAAGCAGATTAAAACTTACAGGAGGATTAACCGAAATAAGAGAATGAG CCCAAAAGAAAGGAATAGAAAAAGATGGCCAAAATAGCTGCTGTTATTGATTAGGAAGTCATATATGAAaatgtataaaaataagaaaaactCAAAAGTCCCTTCGATTATCAACTATTGTTGAATGTTTTTGCCAACAGTTTTATATTTGGTTAAATGCAACCTGAAGACAA AGTTAAAGTTATTGAATCAATGTTTTATTGCACAGTGCATGATGGTGAAATGGTCTTCAAATAAGGAGACAAAGCGAGTTCCTACTTTTTAATTGAGAGAGGTTAATGCTAAATCATAATCAACAATGAAGTTAAGAAAACACTCAAATAAGGAGAAGCCTTTGGAGAATTGGCTTTGCTTTACAATGCTCCAAGATCTGCATCAGTCAAGGCTGTAGGAG ATTGTGCATTTTGGGCTATTGATAGAAACACAGTCAGAAAGGCCATTGAAGCAATATCATAACGAGATTACGAAcagaataaagaatttattaataaagtctAATTTTTCG aATCTTTAACTGATGATCAAAAGGCAGCCATTCCTTCTGCCTTGATCAATCTCAACTTTAAGGCAGGGGAAATCATAGTCAATGAAGGGGATTAAGCAGATTCATTCTTCATTATCAAAAAAGGAGAAATCCAGATTTCCAGAGGAGGAAAAGAACTAAGAATTATGAAGGCAGGGGATTCCTTAGGAGAACAAGCACTTCAATCCAATTCTGTAAGGGGAGCAACAGCTAAGGCCATCAAAGAAGATGCTGTAGTTTTAGCATTAGCAAGAGATGATTTGACAAGAATCTTAGGAGATAAAATTTAGTTCATCATGTATAGCAATTTATAGAGATGGGCTTTTGAAAGACATCCTATACTTAACAAATTAACCAAATTGCAAGTAGAAAGAATTGTTAGCAATATGcaacaaatttaaaagaaggCAGAAGAACTTATCATTGAAAAAGGGTAACCTTGCAGAGAAGTTATTATTGTCCTCCAAGGTTCTATTAAATATGGCAAAGAAGTCTTTGAAAAAGGATAAATGTTTGGTGATAAGTTTTTGGATCAAGGAGAGAATGTCAAATTGGGAGAGCCTGTCATAATGAAGGATGATGGAATGATTGCTGTTATTACTTTTAAGCAattctttgaaattattgGAGGTTCTTTGGAGTAGATCTTTgctaaaaatgaaaaagccCATGATAGATTTATCAAGAAGGAGGATGGGCAAAAATAAGATATGTATAAGcattttgaattagattaattgatatctGTTAAGAAATTGGGTTAAGGTTAATTTGGTAATGTCTACTTAGTCTACAATAAATTGGATAAGAAAACATATGCACTTAAATGCATTTCAAAAgcataaataattgaataaaatctGGAAAAGCATTTAGCTCAAGAAAAGATTGCTTTGGAGACTGTCAATTTTCCATTGATTATGCATTTTGCAAGAAGTTTCAAAGACaacatatatatttatttcttagaaGAATACATAAGGGGAATGGAATTATTCGACGTTATTAGAGATATTGGATTGCTAAATACTTATGATTCTTAATTCTATGTTGGGTCATTGATATTATGTATGGAATATTTacatcttaataatattatctatAGAGACATTAAGCCAGAAAATATCATGATAGATGAAAAA ggatttatgaaattaatcgATTTAGGAACTGCCAAAAATCTAAAAGGCAAAAATGGTAGAACCTATACTATTATTGGTACTCCACATTATATGGCTCCTGAGATTTTAACAGGAAAAGGATATACGTATTCAGTAGATTTATGGTCTATTGGTATATGTCTCTATGAATTCATGTGTGGCAATGTACCCTATGCTGAAGATGCAGACGATCC ttatgaaatttatgaaGAAATTCAGAAGAAAGCTCTAGCTTTTCCTTCAGTTTTAAAAGATAGAAAAGCCAAAAAACTAATTGaacaattattaagtaaaaCTCCTGAGTTGAGACTTGGTTCATCATATGCTAGTTTGAAAAATAATGCCTTCTTTGAAAGATTCGATtat gatAGCTTGATAAATAGAGAATTGAAGCCTCCATACTTACCacctaaaaataaattacatagTGACAAAGACATTTAGAAAGCAATATAGGTCGGAAAATTGATATCCgaagaaataaaa AATGATCCTGCGACTGCATCAAATGTATATAAACCAGAGAAGGCACGTGATCCAAATTGGGACAAGGAATATTGA